One window of the Triticum dicoccoides isolate Atlit2015 ecotype Zavitan chromosome 3B, WEW_v2.0, whole genome shotgun sequence genome contains the following:
- the LOC119274907 gene encoding uncharacterized protein LOC119274907 produces MQGFRYNEESHNYAPQQFHSAPTHIPQHQEMCPMELNGPPFGQPTTPAPVVQSLVQVPTQDELDDIDKLTLLSLEFTWSAEDDPIRKVILEEMKKIKSGKELVEEVRKIEKNINAGSTISSQLELSVAEISMDTCEVPTPSHFVEQDSKCLEQEIPQIVEDELEDKEQDGQELQFPSDQVEDSSSITPEEVQEAAVDEDEEHEIHWPIIIHEHDVSGLLNPLDDMMPCDFFATTLHYMIPSLKIDLKNHLLGYDDIYPVSGITLICDDHSYFPRASPMLNETYHSHASLELNDKYHPHVSVDLADFYHPKHVLYSYAYVIGYSIDDLEGIIPTTCIVSLVECSFRLLLVHDPLHADQVRGDIPWDPGGVRAWR; encoded by the coding sequence ATGCAGGGATTTAGGTACAATGAGGAGAGCCACAACTATGCACCACAACAATTCCATTCAGCTCCTACTCATATACCACAACACCAGGAGATGTGTCCAATGGAGTTAAATGGTCCTCCATTTGGTCAACCAACAACTCCAGCACCTGTTGTGCAATCTCTTGTGCAAGTGCCCACACAAGATGAGTTAGATGACATAGACAAGCTCACACTTTTGAGTCTCGAGTTCACTTGGAGTGCCGAGGATGATCCTATTAGGAAGGTTATActagaggaaatgaagaagatTAAGAGTGGAAAGGAGCTAGTGGAAGAAGTAAGGAAGATTGAGAAGAACATCAACGCTGGCAGCACTATTTCTTCACAACTTGAGTTGAGTGTGGCTGAGATATCCATGGATACATGTGAGGTTCCAACACCTTCACATTTCGTTGAGCAAGATAGCAAGTGCCTTGAGCAAGAGATACCTCAGATTGTAGAAGATGAACTAGAAGACAAGGAACAAGATGGTCAAGAGCTGCAATTCCCAAGTGATCAAGTTGAAGACTCATCATCTATTACTCCTGAAGAAGTACAAGaagctgctgtagatgaagatgaagaacatgAGATTCATTGGCCTATTATCATACATGAGCATGATGTGTCAGGTTTACTCAATCCTCTTGATGACATGATGCCTTGTGATTTCTTTGCTACTACCTTGCATTACATGATACCATCACTTAAGATTGATTTGAAAAATCATTTACTTGGATATGATGATATATACCCTGTTAGTGGCATTACTCTCATTTGTGATGATCATAGTTACTTTCCTCGTGCTAGTCCTATGCTAAATGAAACATATCATTCCCATGCTAGTCTTGAGCTTAATGATAAATATCATCCTCATGTTAGTGTTGACCTTGCTGATTTCTACCATCCTAAACATGTGCTTTATAGCTATGCTTATGTAATTGGATATTCGATTGATGACTTGGAGGGTATTATCCCTACCACTTGCATTGTCTCTTTGGTTGAGTGCTCTTTCAGGTTGTTGCTTGTGCACGATCCACTACATGCTGACCAGGTTCGAGGTGACATTCCTTGGGATCCTGGTGGAGTCAGAGCATGGCGATGA